The DNA segment gattaaaaaaagaagacaaactgGGCTGGTaattgtcttttgtcttttcctctccctgccaGGAATGTGGACATCAGGCTGGAGATGGGGCAGCCGCTATCTTGCAACATGAggtgttttaatttcattgattgtatttttcatatattaaatccATTTGGTTCCCCCTCAAACCTACCTCTtcttcccgcccctccccccactggtttctttttttgtggataataataaaagtaaaaggagaatggctaacatttatgAAGTGCTTTTTACATGTCCAACATATAATTTGGAGTGCTCTGTGTACCTCagctcattcaatcctcacaataatcctatgaaAGAAGTGCtatttttttgttccattttacaggtaaggaaatggaTACAGAAGTTAGATAAATTGCCTGGGTTCATACAGCTATTAAGTGGAGCCAGAATTCCAAATCCAGCTACCCGGCTCTAGCGTCAATGCTCATGACTATTTGctacttttattctcttttatctcTTCGACCGTCTTAAAAAGGcttatttaatagtctcttgggtttttattttctaaaattgttgGCGTTCCTATTCTCCTGTTTGTTCCACCTGCTGATTCTTCTTTATAAAGAATGATTCCCTTGTACGTTTTAACatttttgattcattcattcagcaacacTGATTGAGCACGTATCGTGTGGAGCTGGGGATACATAAGTAAAGCAGGCCAAGTCTCTGCTCTCTTACCTTAAATTCTAGTAGGAGAAAACAGTAAACAAGGGGACAGAGAACAGAAGGGAGTGATTATATAGGATGGTAAAGGAAAGATCTctgataaggtgacatttgaaaagAGACCTGAAAATGTGAGAATGTGAGCTATGTGTATATCTGGGAGAAGAATCCCCAAGCAGATAGAATGGCCAAGACAAGGGCTGCACGGCAGGAACATGCCTTGAATGTTCAGGAATGGGCAGAGGCCTGTGTAGCTGGAATGTGGCATGTGAGGGACAGAGCAGAGCAGATGAGGGCAGAGAGACACCTGGACGCGAGAGGTGCCCATCACGCAGGGCCTTTGAGGTCATAACTTTGAGGCTGGATGGTGGGGGGGCCTTTGGAGGCTTTTTTGTGAGTCATAAGCTCAAAGATGGTATTTAAAACTATGAGACCAGATGGGCTCACCCAGAGAATAGTGTTAAGTAGAGAAGAGGTCTGAGCCCTGAGGCCTGGGACCTTCCAGCTGTAggggaggaaaatttttccttGACCGTCTTCCTGGCTGGGTCTGGAAGTTAAACTGACAAAAGCCAAGTTAACACGAGGAACGCAAACAAATTACTTAATGTAAGTTTTACATGACCCAGAagccttcataaggaaatgaagaccggAAGAAACAGACACTGAGTATATTTTTATGCTAGGTTGGATGAAGAGCGGAAGGACAGTCGTGGAGGAATATGGTAGGTCAAGGAGTAGGAGATAAATTTAGTAAGGGCGGGGGGAACTCGCCAAAGCCTGTTTGTTCACATTCTTTTCAGCGTCCCTTTGTTTTCTGAGATAAGGAATCTCTTTCTTCTGGGTATAGGGAGGGCACCTCTCACAGTAGGGTTATTTTTGttgcaggggagaagggaggggggtgTCAGAGTGACCTTTCTGCTTCTGCTGTTTTCCCAAACttctttagttcaaaatattcaATACACCAAGGTGCCATATTTTAGGGTAGCGTGTCCGGAATCCCCCAGCACTGAGAGATTAGGAAAATGAACAcccagcaaaggagactgagaaggagtgGCTGATAGAAGAACCATGGAGGAGTTGGTGTCCCGGCATTAAGTGAAGAAAGTGTTTGAGGATGAAGAGAAGGACCCACTGCCTCAGTAAAATGAGGACAAAGGAATGGCCATTGGACTTGACATGCAAGTTActaatgagctttttaaaaatgattttgatggATCGGGATGAAACCTGATAGAGAACAGAAGTGAAGACGGCAAGTGAAAAGAGCAAACCAAAACACGCTTTCAATGAATTTTGTGTGAAGGGAGCAGGGAAATGAGTAgtaagctggggcgcctggccggctcagccAGTAgggcatacgactcttgatcgtagggtcatgggttcgagccccatgtgtggtgtagagtttacttaaaacaaaatttaaaaccattatAGAGAAATGAGTAGTAGCCAGAGGTGGATTGTGAAACCAAGggaggttttgtttgcttgtttctttttaagataagAGGTATTAGGCACCATGATGATCCAATATTGGAAACTATCCACTTTATATGAAGAAGGGAATGACTTTGAGTTCAGCATAAGCAGAGCTTACTTCCCACCTGGCTTGGTTCCTGAGAGCACCCCTCCTGAGCGGTTTTGCATTTACTTCTGCCAGGCGCCCAACGGGCCCTACCAGCCCAGGActaattttcacattaaaatttcaCCTTGTGGTTTGCCACACCAAACAGGTAAAATCAATTTGGATTCCAGAACCTCAAAAAGCAAagggttgggggtgcctgggtggctcagtcggttaaatgtctgacttggatttaggtcatgatctcgaggttcgtgagtttgagccctgcgtcgggctctgtgctgacacctcagagcctggagcctgctttgtgtctgtcttttctgtgtctgtcttttctctcttcccttcccctgctctctgtctctcaaacattaaaaaaaactaaaaagcaaaaggtTTGATATCTCACCtaggtacttttttttccccccagtccCACAAAGAcaaactttctttgtttttttgccagGGATTTATGGGCAAAGTTTACTAGTCTTTCTTCATTGAGGTCGTGGTCCTTAGAGGGTTCCTACTTGTTACTTATCAAAACCCGAGCCCATAGATCACCATTTTGCTGGAAGCTGTAATCTTTCCCCTCATTCTTCCCCTGGCTAATTCCTGTTCACCTTTGAGGTCCCAGCCTAAAGATTACTTCTCAGGGAGGTGTTCCCAACCCTCTCCATCCCAATCTCGACTGACTTACTCTTCTACTCACAacattgtctttctgtctttgccCTTGGCAAGTCATTTGTGACTTCACGTGAGTGTTTGCTTAGTTCCTGGTCCCCCTCTAGACTGAACACTGCATGAACCCAGGAAGCAAGCCTGTTCAGTTCAACACATAGCAGAAAGCCTGATTCATAGAGGATACTCAGTAAAGGTTGGTGACTGAACAAATAATTGTCCCCGAATCCCGTAACTAAGAGCACAGTACTAAGTAATCTCCTGTGTTTTGGAGACTGTATTCTCTAAGAAAGTGTTTTTCAGTGGAAACAAGAGAGAGGTTTCTGATGGCTATTTCAGTTGCCTGTGTCATTTCGGTTAACCTCGTGTCTTTTTCCCTCCAGCATGGAGATCTCCTCTCACCAGTCCCACCTCCTGCAACAACTGAACGAGCAGCGCAGGCAAGATGTCTTTTGTGATTGCAGCATTCTGGTTGAAGGGAAGGTCTTCAAAGCGCATCGAAATGTATTATTTGCTAGCAGTGGCTATTTCAAAATGCTTCTTTCTCAGAATTCAAAGGAGACCAGTCAACCCACTACAGCTACATTTCAGGCTTTCTCCCCCGACACTTTTACGGTTATCCTGGACTTCGTCTATTCCGGCAAACTCTCTCTTACTGGTCAGAATGTCATAGAAGTGATGTCAGCTGCAAGCTTCCTTCAGATGACTGATGTCATTAGTGTATGTAAGACCTTTATTAAATCTTCACTAGACATTAGCGAGAAAGAAAAAGATCGCTATTTCAGTCTCTCCGATAAAGATGCTAATTCTAATGGTATAGAACGTTCCTCCTTTTATAGTGGTAGCTGGCAAGAAGAAAGAggttctccacattctcacctaAGCCCAGATCAAGGAACGGGTATAATAAGTGGGAAATCTTGGAGCAAGTATAATTACCATCCAGCCTCCCAAAGGAACACCCAACAACCTTTGGCCAAGCATGAACAAAGGAAAGATTCCATTAAAAAGTCCAAACATTGGAGGTTGTCACAGCCTTCTGAAGTTGCTCATTATAAGTCTAGCAAACGAGAAGCTCGGACATCGGATTCTTCCGGCCACATTTCCCAGTCGGAAGAACAAGCACAAGTTGATGCTGACATGGACTCTACTCCTGTTGGCTATCCGTATGGTCCAGGATCTGATGTCACATCCAGAAGCTTTCCAGGTACCCCAAAAAAGCATCCGTCCTCTCAATGAGTTTCTAAGACTCCTATCCAAATCAGTCCTATCTCAACATGCCCTTGCTTTGAAGTGTTACAGGCAGTTAAaccaagaggttttttttaagtcctacttctctaatgaaatttattgtataagacataaatttaaatttttaactaaaaataatctTGGCTAAATTTGAGAATAGTCAAAACTTAACAGACTTCTGAGGTGCAAAGCCAAGATTTCCAAACCTGTGTCAACAGATGATTAGCTCACTGTTAAGTGTTTAAAGCTCTCTTCTAAATGGTTTAAATCTCTAAGGGGCATAGCTTCACTTTaaataggttatttttttttctgagtattcACTCGGGAGGAGTACTTTTATAGAGAAAAGTTAAACAGAGCAACCATGTGAACTTACAAAGGTTCACAGACCCAAGACCTACCAGAAATGAAACTATATCtgattttattgagatataaatacataattaaaaaaaaaaaaacaacttaacaCACAACCCATAGCATTGACACTGTAATCCTATATGCAACAATAATAGGAGACATCTCATTTTTATGATGGTAGTAAAATGCAGAAACATTATTATGTAGGTTGTTGGTTTCAGTaattctcccctccctgccataGAGAACAGGGATTAGAAAtgcatgtcattttttttatgtttatttgtttttgagagagagagacagactgtgagtaagggagggacacagagagagggacacagaatcagaagcaggttccaggctctgagctgtcagcacagagcccgatgtggggctcgaacccatgaactgtgggatcatgacctgagccaaagtcagaagctcaactgactgagccacccaggtgccccagaaatgcaTGTCATAATCAGGCAGCAAATTAATTAATCAAGTAGCAAATTTGCTTAACAGTTTACAtgtgaatttaaaggaaaatcatAAGATGAAACTCCTACTGATTATAAGATTCAgattatatatttagaattttttttaatttaggaaaatttcaaacatataaaaaagtaaagagaatagCATAATTCACCTCCATGTACCCCATTACCCAGTCTGAACAACTTCCGACTCATGGTCAATCTTGTTTCATCTGGATCACTACTTCTCACCCTTCcctttagtattatttttttaagtgtatttattttgagagcgagagagagagaaagcctgagtgggggcgaggcagagagagagggagagagagaatctcaagcaggctctaatgcaggacttgatctcacaaaccatgagatcatgacctgagccgaaatcaagagccagacacttaactgactaagccacctaagcATCcctccctttattatttttaagcaaatataaCACATCATaagttttcatctgtaaatatttcagaaagtgtCCCTAAaatatagtcttttaaaaaaacccactacaATACCATAATTGTACCTAAACAAAATTAACAGTTTCTTAACATCAGTAAATAGCCAGTCAGTATTCACATTTCCTGGGTTgtcacataaattttttttttaattttttaacatttatttatttttgagacagagagatacagcatgaacgagggagggtcagaaagagggagacacagaatctgaaacaggctccaggctctgagctgtcagcacagagcccgacgcggggctcgaactcacagtctgtgagatcgtgacctgagccgaagtcagccgcttaaccgactgagccacccaggcgccccataaatttgtaaaaataattcggttgtgggtgcttgggtggcttagtggttaagcatccaactcttgatttcagctcaggtcattttctcacggtttgtgggttccagccctgtatcATCAGGTTCaatgctgacaacacggagcctgcttgagattctctgtccctttgtctctgcctctcccccgtgcTCACTCACGTGCACATTCtttctctaaatacataaataaacttaaacaaacaaacaaacaaacaaacaattcagTTGTAGATAAGATACCTTAAAATAATAGGcaaccaaggggcgcctgggtggctctgttggttgaacgtctgactggctcaggtcacgatctcaaggttcgtgagttcaagccctgcattgggctcactgctgccagtgcagagcccgcttctgatcctctgaccccttctctctgcccctcccctgctcgctcgctttCTCtcgaaaagaaacattaaaaaaaataataggcaaCCGGATTGATCTTTACTAACCACATTTTTCTGTAGTACTAACCTGAAAAGACATGAAATTATATCCTATCACAGAGCTTACTAAACGTCCTGCTGAGCTCTGACCGTTGACCAAGGCATAGTGGTAACAGAGCAAAAATGAGAAATCTCTATTGagttttaaaacagcaaaagacTGATCTTTTCTCTGTTTATGCTCTGTACTTCTGTAATTCTAGGCTATGTTAACCTAACTTCAGTAATGAACGGCTGAATTTAACAGCTATTAAATTGATGAAATTTGCTTCCAATCATAACTAACATCTTGAATAcatatgagttttatttttttaaagtttatatatatgtatatatatgtttttgttttgttttgttttgttttgcttttagtaatctctatgccccacatggggcttgaactcatgaccccaagatcaagagttgcatgctctactgactaagccatccaggcaccccttgaatacagttttattaaaaaaattttttttaatatttatttattttttaacagagagagagagagagagagagacagagtgccagcaggggagggacagagagggggagacacagaatccaaagcaggctccaggctctgagccgtcaggacagaacccaacacagggctcaaacccacaaactgtgagatcatgacctgagctgaagtgagatgcttagccgactgagccacccaggcgcccttttttatcgtttttcttttgaatacatgagttttaaaacaaaaaaattaaatatccttgtcattttttcacctttaaaag comes from the Acinonyx jubatus isolate Ajub_Pintada_27869175 chromosome C1, VMU_Ajub_asm_v1.0, whole genome shotgun sequence genome and includes:
- the ZBTB8A gene encoding zinc finger and BTB domain-containing protein 8A, which gives rise to MEISSHQSHLLQQLNEQRRQDVFCDCSILVEGKVFKAHRNVLFASSGYFKMLLSQNSKETSQPTTATFQAFSPDTFTVILDFVYSGKLSLTGQNVIEVMSAASFLQMTDVISVCKTFIKSSLDISEKEKDRYFSLSDKDANSNGIERSSFYSGSWQEERGSPHSHLSPDQGTGIISGKSWSKYNYHPASQRNTQQPLAKHEQRKDSIKKSKHWRLSQPSEVAHYKSSKREARTSDSSGHISQSEEQAQVDADMDSTPVGYPYGPGSDVTSRSFPDDLPRMRFKCPYCTHVVKRKADLKRHLRCHTGERPYPCQACGKRFSRLDHLSSHFRTIHQACKLICRKCKRHVTDLTGQVVQEGTRRYRLCNECLAEVGIDSLPIDLEAEQHLMSPSDGDKDSRWHLSEDENRSYVEIVEDGSADLVIQQVDDSEEEEEKEIKPNIR